The window AATGCCGCGCATTGCGCCGGCATCGGCCAGGCGCTGGCCAAGCTGCATCTCGCCGGCCGCGATTTCCCGATGAGCCGCGCCAACGCGCTGTCGGTGTCGGGCTGGCGGCCACTGTTCACCTCGGCGGCCTCTCGCGCCAACGAAGTGCAGCCCGGCCTGCGCGAGTTTCTCGCCAGCGAGCTGAACTATCTCGAAGGCCGCTGGCCGAAGGATCTGCCGCAGGGCGTCATCCATGCCGACCTGTTTCCGGACAATGCGCTGTTTCTCGGCGAGAACCTGTCCGGCCTGATCGATTTCTACTTCGCCTGCAACGACATCCTCGTTTACGACGTGGCGATCTGCCTGAATGCCTGGTGCTTCGAGGCGGATCATTCCTTCAACGTCACCAAGGCGCGGGCGTTTCTGTCGGCCTATGGTCGCGAGCGCAAACTGTCCGATGCCGAGCAGGCCGCATTGCCATTGCTGGCCCGCGGCGCCGCGCTGCGGTTTCTGCTGACGCGCCTGGTGGACTTCCTCAACGTGCCCGCGGGCGCGCTGGTGCAGCCGAAGGATCCCCTCGAATACGTCCGCAAGCTGCGCTTCCACCAGTCGGTGAAAAGCATGGCCGACTACGGCGTCGAAGTTTCGGGGCTGCCGGCGTGAGCACGCCGGTCCTCATCCATACCGACGGCGCCTGCTCGGGCAATCCCGGGCCGGGCGGCTGGGGCGCTATCCTGAAATTCGGCGATATCGAAAAGGAATTGAAGGGCGGCGAGGCGCACACTACCAACAACCGCATGGAGTTGATGGCCGCGATCTCCGCGCTGGAAGCGCTGAAGAAGCCGTGCAGCGTCGATCTGCATACC is drawn from Nitrobacteraceae bacterium AZCC 2146 and contains these coding sequences:
- a CDS encoding homoserine kinase type II (product_source=KO:K02204; cath_funfam=3.30.200.20,3.90.1200.10; cog=COG2334; ko=KO:K02204; pfam=PF01636; superfamily=56112; tigrfam=TIGR00938), translated to MAVYTDVAADELAEFLAAYDIGEVLSYKGIAEGVENSNFLLHTTAGSFFLTLYEKRTKVDDLPFFLGLMAHLASHGITCPQPVKMRDGAMLGTLAGRPAAIIDFLEGVWPRKPNAAHCAGIGQALAKLHLAGRDFPMSRANALSVSGWRPLFTSAASRANEVQPGLREFLASELNYLEGRWPKDLPQGVIHADLFPDNALFLGENLSGLIDFYFACNDILVYDVAICLNAWCFEADHSFNVTKARAFLSAYGRERKLSDAEQAALPLLARGAALRFLLTRLVDFLNVPAGALVQPKDPLEYVRKLRFHQSVKSMADYGVEVSGLPA